One window of the Labilibaculum sp. genome contains the following:
- a CDS encoding 1-deoxy-D-xylulose-5-phosphate reductoisomerase, which produces MSKHIAILGSTGSIGTQTLEVVEANPDVFIVDVLTANNNIELLIQQAKKFHPDVVVIACEEKYTELSEALKDEPIKVYAGIDAIAQVVQMSSIDVVVTAMVGYSGLLPTIKAIEAKKNIALANKETLVVAGEIIQKLALENGVNIYPVDSEHSAIFQCLSGEFDNSIEKIYLTASGGPFRGKDKKFLENVSSKQALQHPNWDMGAKITIDSASMMNKGFEAIEAKWLFDLKPSQIDVIVHPQSIVHSIVQFEDGSMKAQMGLPDMKLPIQFALTYPKRLKTGFQRFNFLDYPNLSFEAADSKNFRNLDLAFQAMEKGGNLPCIVNAANEIVVDAFLRDEVGFLRMSDIIENCMHKTGFIKNPGYEDYVLTDNEARKMALSML; this is translated from the coding sequence ATGAGTAAACACATTGCCATTTTGGGATCTACCGGTTCCATTGGAACGCAGACCTTAGAGGTGGTGGAAGCCAATCCTGATGTATTTATTGTGGATGTGCTGACTGCGAATAACAATATTGAATTGTTGATTCAGCAAGCGAAAAAATTCCATCCTGATGTTGTTGTTATTGCTTGCGAAGAAAAATATACCGAGCTTTCTGAAGCTTTAAAAGATGAACCTATAAAGGTTTATGCTGGGATTGATGCAATAGCACAAGTCGTGCAAATGTCATCAATTGATGTTGTGGTTACAGCAATGGTTGGATATTCCGGACTTCTGCCTACTATAAAAGCAATTGAGGCAAAAAAGAATATTGCTTTGGCAAACAAGGAAACTCTTGTGGTTGCGGGTGAAATTATTCAAAAATTAGCCTTAGAGAATGGTGTTAATATTTACCCTGTTGATTCTGAACACTCAGCAATCTTTCAGTGTTTGTCCGGAGAGTTTGATAATTCAATAGAGAAGATTTATTTGACCGCTTCAGGAGGACCTTTTCGAGGCAAGGATAAAAAATTTCTCGAAAATGTAAGCTCTAAGCAAGCCTTGCAGCATCCTAACTGGGATATGGGAGCAAAAATAACCATCGATTCTGCCAGTATGATGAATAAGGGCTTTGAGGCGATTGAAGCCAAGTGGTTGTTCGATTTAAAACCTTCTCAAATTGATGTGATTGTGCATCCGCAATCAATTGTTCATTCCATAGTGCAATTTGAAGATGGATCGATGAAAGCACAAATGGGATTGCCGGATATGAAACTGCCTATCCAGTTTGCCCTTACCTATCCGAAAAGATTAAAAACAGGTTTTCAACGTTTCAATTTTTTAGATTATCCAAATTTAAGTTTTGAAGCTGCGGATTCAAAGAATTTTAGAAATTTGGATTTGGCTTTTCAGGCCATGGAAAAAGGAGGTAATTTACCATGTATAGTAAATGCGGCCAATGAAATTGTTGTTGATGCCTTTTTAAGAGATGAAGTTGGATTTTTACGAATGAGCGATATTATCGAAAACTGTATGCATAAAACCGGGTTTATTAAAAATCCGGGCTACGAAGATTATGTGTTAACAGATAATGAGGCAAGGAAAATGGCATTATCTATGTTGTAA
- a CDS encoding S-adenosylmethionine decarboxylase has product METKTKILEAKIHNLRFWVSEYEPKVLQVQFQNYLEQVGFVILNFTDHYFPVQGYTAFWLLAESHLAIHTFPDKGWSYVELSSCSQKKSEDFKSLVNAGKLNMKWNGDGVEICVPE; this is encoded by the coding sequence ATGGAGACGAAAACAAAAATATTAGAAGCAAAAATTCACAATCTTCGATTTTGGGTTTCGGAATATGAACCAAAGGTTTTACAAGTGCAGTTTCAAAATTATTTGGAGCAGGTTGGTTTTGTGATTTTGAATTTTACCGATCATTATTTTCCGGTTCAGGGATATACGGCATTTTGGTTGTTGGCTGAATCGCATTTGGCCATTCATACTTTTCCTGATAAAGGATGGTCGTATGTTGAATTGAGCAGCTGCAGCCAAAAAAAATCAGAAGATTTTAAAAGTCTGGTAAATGCGGGTAAGCTGAACATGAAATGGAACGGAGATGGAGTAGAAATTTGTGTACCTGAATAA
- a CDS encoding DUF4956 domain-containing protein: MEVFTDIIANPNIPTSFMYSNNILELLLRFILNLAVTVFVINYVYFRATGKRSYVFTYIMISTTVFFLCFLLGSIELQLGFALGLFAIFGIIRYRTDTIPIREMTYLFLVITISVINALTRGEVSFGEIAFTNTAFMATTWVMERVWMRRHLARRTIVYDRLDLIHPSKHQELINDIQTRTGMVVAKFNIGQIDLAKGYIKLIVFYKESATPNILTDAEISERSS; the protein is encoded by the coding sequence ATGGAAGTTTTTACTGATATAATAGCAAACCCGAATATTCCAACATCTTTTATGTACTCGAATAATATTCTTGAATTGCTACTCCGATTCATACTTAATTTAGCGGTAACGGTTTTTGTAATCAATTACGTTTATTTTAGAGCTACAGGGAAACGATCCTACGTTTTTACGTATATCATGATAAGTACAACCGTATTCTTTCTTTGTTTTTTACTTGGAAGTATTGAATTACAATTGGGTTTTGCGCTTGGATTATTTGCAATTTTTGGAATTATTCGATACCGTACCGATACCATACCAATCCGGGAGATGACCTACCTTTTTCTTGTCATTACCATATCAGTTATTAATGCATTAACCAGAGGTGAAGTTAGTTTTGGCGAAATTGCTTTTACCAATACAGCTTTTATGGCTACTACCTGGGTAATGGAAAGAGTATGGATGAGACGTCATCTTGCAAGAAGAACCATAGTATACGATCGACTTGATTTAATTCATCCCAGTAAGCATCAGGAATTGATTAATGACATCCAAACCCGAACAGGAATGGTAGTCGCAAAATTTAATATTGGACAAATAGATTTAGCAAAAGGATATATAAAACTAATTGTATTCTACAAAGAATCAGCAACTCCTAATATCTTAACCGATGCCGAAATAAGCGAAAGGAGCTCCTGA
- a CDS encoding S46 family peptidase has translation MRKFASLILGLSLLLSFSNAKADEGMWLLSLLNKNVAEMKAKGLKLSADDIYNINNSSLKDAIVGLGTEGRPFRHFCTGEIISDQGLFLTNHHCGFNALQSHSTTEHDYLSDGFWAYNKKEELTNPEITASILVRMEDVSEKVLSNVTDEMTEEERYKAIEKVAVELEKKAEEGTDYKANVKSMFEGNQYFLFVYMIYKDVRLVGAPPQSMGKFGGDTDNWMWPRHTADFSMFRIYTGPDGKPAGYSDNNIPLKPNHHLPVSAKGVEEQDFAMIMGFPGTTDRYLTSFGLEETMKITNQNRYDIRTLKLDIMKKDMLKDAKVRIQYAAKHAQSANYWKYSNEQNKALTKLNTIGNKIEIEKEYLEWANKKSKREAKYGKALEMIAQVYAERKEIMNSSSYLREALLSGAEMPIFAIQLGGLKSLLEAETQDAEAIEKTITGLRHAAEGFYKDYNAPTDQKLMAGMYKMYAANIAAEQQPEIFKTFTEEYNNDFNKLASDVYSNSIFATSESFNKFLDDPKLETLENDIAFKIGNSIITKYKEIRAELSKGSDQLQKGKRLFVDGLMQINKKKNLAPDANSSIRLTYGNVGGYTPKDGVYYKHFTTLKGVMEKEDPTNDEFVVPAKLKELYNKKDFGQYADKNGNLPVCFLTNSDITGGNSGSPVINGNGELIGTAFDGNSEAMSGDIDFEENLQRCINLDIRYTLFIIDKFAGAQNLIDEMTIVK, from the coding sequence ATGAGAAAATTTGCATCATTAATTTTGGGACTAAGTTTACTACTTAGCTTTTCCAATGCAAAAGCAGATGAAGGCATGTGGCTTTTGTCTTTATTAAATAAGAATGTTGCCGAAATGAAGGCAAAGGGTTTAAAATTATCTGCCGATGATATTTACAACATCAATAACAGTAGTTTAAAAGATGCAATTGTAGGACTGGGAACAGAAGGAAGACCATTCCGTCATTTCTGTACTGGTGAAATTATTTCCGATCAAGGACTATTTCTTACAAATCATCACTGTGGATTTAATGCACTTCAATCGCACTCTACAACAGAACATGATTACCTTTCAGATGGTTTTTGGGCTTACAATAAAAAAGAAGAGCTAACCAATCCTGAAATTACGGCATCAATCCTAGTTCGTATGGAAGATGTATCGGAAAAAGTTCTTTCAAATGTAACTGACGAAATGACTGAGGAAGAACGTTACAAAGCAATTGAAAAAGTTGCTGTAGAATTAGAGAAAAAAGCTGAAGAAGGAACAGATTACAAAGCCAATGTTAAAAGCATGTTTGAGGGAAACCAATATTTTCTCTTTGTATATATGATATATAAAGATGTTCGTTTAGTTGGTGCACCTCCACAATCAATGGGTAAATTTGGCGGCGATACAGATAACTGGATGTGGCCGCGTCATACTGCAGATTTCTCGATGTTCCGCATTTATACCGGCCCTGATGGAAAACCTGCTGGTTACTCGGACAATAACATTCCATTAAAACCAAATCACCACCTTCCTGTTTCTGCCAAAGGTGTAGAAGAACAGGATTTTGCTATGATTATGGGTTTCCCTGGAACTACAGATCGCTATCTTACTTCTTTTGGTTTGGAAGAAACAATGAAAATCACCAATCAAAACCGTTATGATATCCGTACTTTAAAACTGGATATTATGAAAAAAGATATGCTTAAAGATGCTAAAGTTCGTATTCAATATGCAGCCAAGCATGCTCAGAGTGCCAATTACTGGAAGTATTCCAATGAGCAAAACAAGGCTCTTACAAAGTTGAATACTATAGGGAACAAAATAGAAATTGAAAAAGAATATCTTGAATGGGCAAATAAAAAATCAAAAAGAGAAGCTAAATATGGAAAAGCTCTTGAAATGATTGCTCAGGTTTACGCAGAACGTAAGGAAATCATGAATTCAAGTTCTTATTTAAGAGAAGCCTTGCTAAGCGGTGCAGAAATGCCCATTTTCGCAATTCAACTGGGAGGTCTGAAATCTTTACTTGAGGCTGAAACTCAAGATGCAGAAGCTATTGAAAAGACAATTACTGGCTTACGTCATGCTGCTGAAGGGTTCTACAAAGATTACAATGCTCCAACCGATCAAAAGCTGATGGCCGGCATGTATAAAATGTATGCAGCGAATATTGCAGCAGAGCAGCAACCTGAGATATTCAAAACTTTTACTGAAGAATACAACAACGACTTTAACAAATTAGCTTCTGACGTTTATTCAAACTCCATTTTTGCTACATCTGAAAGTTTCAATAAATTTCTTGATGATCCAAAACTGGAAACTCTTGAAAATGATATTGCTTTCAAAATAGGTAACTCAATCATTACTAAATACAAAGAGATTAGAGCTGAATTATCAAAAGGATCTGATCAATTACAAAAAGGGAAACGTCTGTTTGTTGATGGTTTAATGCAAATCAACAAAAAGAAAAACCTGGCTCCGGATGCAAATTCATCTATCCGTTTAACTTATGGAAATGTTGGTGGATACACTCCAAAAGATGGCGTTTACTATAAGCATTTTACAACTCTAAAAGGAGTAATGGAAAAAGAAGATCCTACAAATGATGAATTTGTTGTTCCTGCTAAACTGAAAGAGCTGTACAATAAAAAAGACTTTGGACAGTATGCCGATAAAAATGGCAACTTACCTGTTTGTTTCCTAACCAACAGTGATATTACAGGTGGTAACTCAGGTTCTCCTGTTATAAACGGAAACGGGGAATTAATTGGAACTGCTTTTGATGGTAATTCTGAAGCTATGTCAGGAGACATCGATTTTGAAGAGAATCTTCAAAGATGTATTAATCTTGATATTCGCTACACACTATTCATTATTGATAAGTTTGCCGGTGCTCAAAACCTGATTGACGAAATGACTATTGTGAAGTAA
- a CDS encoding M23 family metallopeptidase, with protein sequence MSRLKEKKPLLEKLKNKYRLTISNEGTFDEVLSIRLSRLNVFTVTGLFSIVLIALVTLLIAFTPLREYIPGYPDGEMRKNIEDNAILADSLIAELDKRDRFFQGIRNVISGNDFDNVVENADDSIVDPKYKDLSFSTSSNDSVFRKEHEEDEKYNLSLGSAAKARGLSNTHFFAPINGMVSNHYDSKIEHFGTDVVGGLNERISSVLDGTVVFSEWTLNTGYVIQIQHSNNLLSIYKHNSELLKKTGEHVKAGEAIALLGNSGELTSGPHLHFELWHNGQALNPEDYIKF encoded by the coding sequence ATGAGTCGTTTAAAAGAAAAAAAACCTTTGCTTGAGAAATTAAAAAACAAATACAGGTTAACTATTTCCAATGAAGGTACTTTTGATGAGGTGTTATCGATTCGATTATCACGTTTAAATGTTTTTACCGTAACTGGATTGTTTTCAATTGTCCTTATCGCTTTGGTGACTTTACTTATTGCATTTACTCCGTTGCGTGAATATATTCCAGGTTATCCCGATGGTGAAATGCGAAAAAACATTGAGGATAATGCGATTTTAGCTGATTCCCTGATTGCAGAACTGGATAAAAGAGATCGCTTTTTTCAAGGAATTCGAAATGTTATTTCAGGAAATGATTTCGATAATGTTGTGGAGAATGCTGATGATTCAATAGTTGATCCTAAATATAAAGATTTAAGCTTTAGTACCTCTTCCAACGATTCTGTGTTTCGGAAAGAGCATGAGGAGGATGAGAAATATAATTTATCTCTTGGAAGTGCTGCCAAAGCCCGTGGTTTATCCAATACTCACTTTTTTGCGCCAATTAACGGCATGGTTTCCAATCATTACGATAGTAAGATTGAACATTTTGGCACCGACGTTGTTGGGGGACTGAATGAAAGAATTTCATCGGTATTAGATGGAACTGTTGTGTTTTCGGAGTGGACGTTGAATACTGGCTACGTTATCCAGATTCAACATTCAAACAATTTATTGTCGATTTACAAGCACAACTCCGAACTGTTAAAGAAAACAGGCGAGCATGTAAAAGCAGGCGAGGCAATTGCTTTACTGGGGAATTCGGGTGAGCTTACATCCGGGCCTCATTTGCATTTTGAATTGTGGCACAATGGACAGGCATTAAATCCCGAGGATTATATCAAATTCTAA
- a CDS encoding DUF4268 domain-containing protein → MYTKEESKEIKIQFWDGFKRYSKEKGRKMTSWVLRGTQIKEVQLKFDLNENGAFVILQIDSKLDSKRHSVYERFEKYKPVITDTCGTELKWEKDHFIEGFKEVSMIYYHLEGASIYNKDEWKSYFEFMFSKMTILEEAFLDVKDVVL, encoded by the coding sequence ATGTATACTAAAGAAGAATCTAAAGAAATTAAGATCCAGTTTTGGGATGGATTTAAAAGATATTCAAAGGAAAAGGGAAGGAAGATGACATCATGGGTTTTACGTGGAACTCAGATTAAAGAGGTGCAGTTAAAGTTTGACTTGAATGAGAATGGCGCTTTTGTTATTCTTCAGATCGACAGTAAGTTGGATTCGAAAAGACACTCTGTTTATGAACGGTTCGAGAAGTATAAACCTGTAATAACAGATACTTGCGGAACGGAGTTAAAATGGGAGAAAGACCATTTTATTGAGGGATTTAAAGAGGTAAGTATGATTTATTATCATTTGGAAGGTGCGTCGATTTATAATAAAGATGAATGGAAAAGCTATTTTGAATTTATGTTCTCGAAAATGACAATTTTAGAAGAAGCATTTTTAGATGTTAAAGATGTTGTATTGTAA
- a CDS encoding metallophosphoesterase: MQIKQVYIYLLLLLLLGSFQSHASFDQDTICKDSLIVASYVEGPHVRYISPTRVEAFYIVHDSIKNRTRKISKSFRFKNDTASFIGFAGHDTLTYIIPNKIEPEPGENPSNNRIVVLGDIHGEFESLLAILRYNKIIDKKNKWNYGAGQVVFTGDVFDRGDKVTECLWFIFQLEIQAKKQGGMVHYLLGNHEMMALLFDDRYVIDKYQHAAHHLQFHYSHFFDKHSVLGKWLRSKNTLVRIGEQLFVHGGISPKLLEKKMSINEVNVGMRYHLNNYTALVDTTLVDLFLYSNSPLWYRGYLSRTPKYDRISLQEVLKTLEFYHANVIIFGHTPVARVYPFYSFKLIAMDVPIGDPNYIDQGLLIENQKYYRIFAHKKKERLQ, translated from the coding sequence ATGCAAATAAAACAAGTCTACATATATTTACTCCTCCTATTATTGCTTGGTTCTTTTCAATCTCATGCATCTTTCGATCAGGATACAATTTGCAAAGACTCCCTGATTGTTGCCAGCTATGTTGAAGGTCCGCATGTTAGATATATTTCTCCAACAAGGGTTGAAGCTTTCTATATAGTACACGACAGCATCAAAAACAGAACCAGAAAAATAAGTAAAAGTTTCCGGTTTAAGAATGACACCGCATCCTTCATTGGATTTGCAGGACATGACACTTTAACTTATATTATCCCTAATAAAATAGAGCCTGAACCTGGGGAAAACCCTTCAAATAATAGAATAGTAGTACTGGGAGATATTCATGGTGAATTTGAATCCTTATTAGCTATTCTTCGATACAACAAAATTATTGATAAAAAAAACAAATGGAACTATGGTGCCGGACAAGTGGTATTTACCGGCGATGTTTTTGATAGAGGTGATAAGGTAACAGAATGTCTCTGGTTTATTTTTCAATTGGAAATACAAGCAAAAAAACAAGGAGGCATGGTTCATTATCTGTTGGGGAATCATGAAATGATGGCTCTGCTGTTTGATGACCGATATGTTATTGATAAATATCAGCATGCTGCTCATCATTTACAATTTCATTATTCTCATTTTTTCGACAAACATTCGGTTTTGGGAAAATGGTTACGGTCTAAAAACACACTTGTTCGTATTGGAGAGCAGTTATTTGTACATGGTGGTATTTCACCTAAACTTCTGGAGAAAAAAATGAGTATTAATGAAGTGAATGTTGGAATGAGATATCATCTAAATAATTACACAGCATTAGTAGATACTACATTGGTAGATTTATTCTTATATTCAAATAGTCCGTTATGGTATCGCGGATATTTATCAAGAACCCCAAAATATGATCGGATCTCTTTACAGGAAGTACTAAAGACACTGGAATTTTACCATGCCAATGTAATCATCTTCGGACACACTCCTGTTGCCAGGGTATATCCATTTTATTCATTTAAGCTAATTGCGATGGATGTTCCCATAGGTGATCCTAACTATATTGATCAGGGCTTACTTATAGAGAATCAGAAATATTATCGGATATTTGCACATAAGAAAAAGGAACGATTACAATAA
- the rnhA gene encoding ribonuclease HI, whose protein sequence is MSTKITMYTDGAASGNPGPGGYGVVLISGKHRKDLNQGFKLTTNNRMELMAVIVGLEALKTPDCDVTIYSDSKYVVDSVEKKWVFGWVQKRFKGKKNADLWMRFLEVYKKHNVKFVWIKGHANIPGNERADQLAVMASQVPNLPDDVGYNPE, encoded by the coding sequence ATGTCGACAAAAATAACCATGTATACCGATGGAGCAGCAAGTGGAAACCCCGGGCCGGGAGGTTATGGTGTTGTTTTAATTTCGGGTAAACATCGTAAAGATTTAAATCAGGGATTCAAGCTAACAACAAACAACAGAATGGAGCTAATGGCTGTAATTGTTGGACTGGAAGCACTAAAAACACCTGACTGTGATGTTACGATTTACTCCGACTCGAAATACGTGGTTGATTCTGTAGAGAAAAAGTGGGTTTTTGGATGGGTTCAAAAGCGTTTTAAAGGGAAAAAAAATGCAGATTTATGGATGAGATTCCTGGAAGTTTATAAAAAACACAATGTGAAATTTGTTTGGATCAAAGGTCACGCTAACATTCCGGGAAACGAACGTGCCGATCAGTTAGCGGTGATGGCTTCCCAAGTGCCTAATCTTCCTGATGATGTTGGTTATAATCCTGAATAA
- a CDS encoding polyamine aminopropyltransferase — MFKNKSTLLKAAIFATGFSGVVAEYILSTLAQYFLGNSVFHWVMIISLMLFSMGLGSRITKNFETRLLKHFLILEFALSFIVSFAALLVYTASAYTQSIGILIYSLAICIGLLIGMEIPLVIRINDDYEKLQFNISNILENDYYGSLLGGIFFAFVGLPVFGLIYTPFILGFVNFSVSIVVLIFLWDLLKSSERKVLIVLGTFIMILLTTGVFVTDPIIRYGEQQKYSDKVIYTQQTKYQRIVITKWKNDYWLYLNGNEQLCTRDELMYHEPLVHPAMSLHPNPVNVLVLGGGDGCAVREILKYPKVEKITLVDLDPAMTNLGKTHPILTSLNQNSLSDEKVEVLNEDGYKYLLSIDDYYDVVIIDLPDPRGVELGRLYSHEFYKLCYRHLRPGGVIVTQAGSPYFATQAFSCILETMKSAGFVTVPMHNQVITLGEWGWSLGVKEPADKNVKKQLQNLDIEVPTRWINKEAMTLITSFGKDFYPWEKDSVYINRIHDPVLYQYYLKGNWDLY, encoded by the coding sequence GTGTTCAAGAATAAATCAACATTATTAAAAGCGGCAATTTTTGCTACCGGATTTTCCGGAGTGGTGGCAGAGTATATTTTGTCCACTTTGGCTCAGTATTTCTTAGGTAATTCTGTTTTTCATTGGGTGATGATTATCTCGCTCATGTTATTCTCAATGGGTTTGGGCAGCCGGATTACGAAGAATTTTGAGACCCGTTTATTGAAACATTTTCTGATATTGGAATTTGCGTTATCGTTCATTGTTTCGTTTGCAGCTTTATTGGTTTATACGGCTTCGGCATATACTCAATCCATTGGAATTCTTATTTATAGCCTGGCAATCTGCATTGGATTGTTGATTGGAATGGAAATACCTTTGGTGATCCGTATTAACGACGATTATGAGAAATTACAGTTTAATATCTCCAACATTCTGGAGAATGATTACTATGGAAGTTTACTGGGAGGAATCTTTTTTGCCTTTGTTGGATTACCGGTGTTTGGATTGATTTATACTCCCTTTATTCTGGGGTTTGTAAATTTCTCTGTCTCGATTGTGGTGTTGATTTTTCTTTGGGATCTTTTGAAATCCTCAGAGAGAAAAGTGCTGATTGTATTAGGCACATTTATCATGATTTTGCTTACAACGGGAGTTTTTGTCACTGATCCTATCATTAGGTATGGAGAACAACAAAAATATTCCGACAAGGTGATTTACACACAACAGACAAAATATCAGCGCATTGTAATTACAAAATGGAAGAATGATTACTGGTTGTATCTAAATGGTAACGAACAGTTATGTACGCGTGATGAATTGATGTATCATGAACCTTTAGTGCATCCGGCCATGAGTTTGCACCCAAATCCGGTTAACGTTTTAGTATTAGGCGGTGGTGATGGTTGTGCTGTTCGGGAAATTTTAAAATATCCAAAAGTTGAAAAGATTACTTTGGTGGATTTAGATCCGGCTATGACTAATTTGGGCAAAACACATCCTATTCTAACTAGTCTAAATCAGAATTCGTTGAGTGATGAAAAGGTTGAGGTGCTGAATGAGGATGGGTACAAATATTTGTTATCGATTGATGATTATTACGATGTTGTAATTATTGATTTACCCGACCCGAGAGGTGTTGAACTGGGACGTTTGTATTCGCATGAATTTTATAAACTTTGTTATCGGCATTTAAGGCCGGGAGGTGTTATTGTAACTCAGGCTGGAAGTCCGTATTTCGCAACACAGGCATTTTCCTGTATATTGGAGACAATGAAAAGTGCGGGGTTCGTGACGGTTCCCATGCACAATCAGGTAATAACTTTGGGAGAATGGGGATGGAGCTTAGGCGTTAAAGAGCCTGCTGACAAAAATGTGAAAAAACAATTGCAAAATCTCGATATAGAAGTACCAACTCGTTGGATCAATAAAGAAGCAATGACCTTGATTACATCTTTTGGCAAGGATTTTTATCCTTGGGAAAAGGACAGTGTTTATATCAATAGAATTCATGATCCCGTATTGTATCAATATTATTTAAAAGGCAATTGGGATCTTTATTAA
- a CDS encoding NAD-binding protein, which translates to MKKRLSIFIAFLIYVIAILGIKYFEGQSPDSNIKTIGDAFWYAIVTLTTVGYGDFYPVTFAGKIIGLIVIIGSLGILGFVIGEVTVRFNQYMEKKKSGFWGSDFDNHYIIIGWNEFGQKVASQIIQAGQKVAFVTNNKADLDLIADLFPSKDTFSLFADYSNVEALNKVNVEQSKRIFVNFDNDSETLVFVINLKKRFPEANVVVTCLNPSLRETFVNAGIVHVIAQSEVASKLVASYLFEPYVAAYTEDLISTSIADEDSDIQQYIITADCDFSDEEYMAAFMKLKLDYNAILIGMVKEGRLMKNPPKGTRIATGDYLILISSGETKKNLEDFFGVKEGE; encoded by the coding sequence ATGAAGAAAAGGCTAAGCATTTTCATTGCATTTTTAATATACGTAATTGCCATACTGGGAATTAAATATTTTGAGGGGCAGTCACCCGATTCCAATATCAAGACAATTGGAGATGCTTTTTGGTATGCCATTGTTACTCTTACTACGGTAGGATATGGTGATTTTTATCCGGTAACATTTGCTGGTAAAATTATTGGTCTTATTGTGATTATTGGTAGTTTAGGAATATTGGGATTTGTAATTGGTGAAGTAACTGTTAGATTTAATCAGTATATGGAAAAGAAAAAAAGTGGTTTTTGGGGAAGTGATTTTGATAATCATTACATCATTATTGGCTGGAATGAATTTGGACAAAAAGTAGCAAGTCAAATTATTCAGGCAGGACAAAAGGTAGCTTTTGTAACCAATAATAAAGCTGATCTGGATTTAATTGCTGATTTGTTTCCTTCTAAAGATACATTTAGTCTTTTTGCGGATTATTCTAATGTTGAAGCTTTAAATAAAGTGAATGTTGAGCAGTCAAAACGAATATTTGTAAATTTCGATAATGATTCGGAAACCCTGGTTTTTGTGATCAATTTAAAGAAAAGATTCCCTGAGGCGAACGTAGTTGTTACTTGTTTAAATCCTAGTTTGAGAGAAACTTTTGTGAATGCTGGTATTGTTCATGTAATTGCACAAAGTGAAGTTGCTTCAAAATTAGTTGCATCCTACTTATTTGAACCTTATGTGGCTGCCTACACCGAAGATTTAATTTCTACAAGTATTGCTGATGAAGATTCGGACATTCAGCAGTATATAATTACAGCCGATTGCGATTTTTCCGATGAGGAATATATGGCTGCTTTCATGAAACTGAAGCTGGATTACAACGCAATTTTAATTGGGATGGTAAAGGAGGGCAGGTTAATGAAGAATCCGCCTAAGGGAACAAGGATTGCAACGGGTGATTACTTGATTTTAATCTCCAGCGGAGAAACGAAAAAGAATCTGGAAGATTTTTTTGGCGTGAAGGAGGGTGAATAA
- a CDS encoding ribonuclease HII has protein sequence MNELASYLHKNMIEAGCDEAGRGCLAGPVFASAVILPKNFSDKLLNDSKKLSEKNRYLLREVIQKEAIAWAVGIVSHTEIDQINILNASFLAMHRAIEQLKIKPEHLLIDGNRFTPYPNINHTCIIKGDGKYLSIAAASVLAKTYRDDYMLSEHEKFPCYDWKNNKGYPTKKHRLAIREHGINSIHRKTFSLLPNQLELKF, from the coding sequence ATGAATGAATTAGCCTCCTATTTACACAAAAATATGATTGAAGCCGGTTGCGACGAAGCAGGACGAGGATGTCTTGCCGGCCCCGTATTCGCATCAGCAGTAATCTTACCTAAAAATTTTTCGGACAAATTATTAAACGATTCAAAAAAACTCTCTGAAAAAAACAGATATCTGCTTCGTGAAGTAATTCAAAAAGAAGCAATTGCCTGGGCTGTTGGCATTGTAAGTCACACAGAAATTGATCAGATTAATATCCTGAATGCATCATTTTTAGCCATGCACCGAGCTATCGAACAGCTCAAAATCAAACCTGAACATCTGCTTATTGATGGAAACCGTTTCACTCCTTATCCTAATATCAATCATACCTGTATCATTAAAGGTGATGGCAAATACTTATCCATTGCTGCAGCATCCGTTTTAGCAAAAACTTATCGTGATGACTATATGTTATCTGAGCATGAAAAATTTCCTTGCTACGACTGGAAAAATAACAAAGGCTATCCAACAAAAAAACACCGATTGGCAATTCGAGAGCACGGAATCAACTCCATTCATAGAAAGACATTTTCGCTATTGCCAAATCAACTTGAATTAAAATTTTAA